One part of the Vanessa cardui chromosome 2, ilVanCard2.1, whole genome shotgun sequence genome encodes these proteins:
- the LOC124537272 gene encoding uncharacterized protein LOC124537272 isoform X1, with protein sequence MDSESRSESALNSPTEPDVSLAASLTDPLEAHTLDEARRTIRLFSFISRDLRIKYRAQAHQLLTWRRAHRTQEELVTRLQREKAEQLKSLSSQLLLFESRLVRKQKEITNMLALRETIIMKQQKVIETLQTKLLDNGIDTSQTIPDFRDMLQDSHITGDFDSLNDSDSAVIMEDIDSDCSNLPHVPRFRSANPDSVTIVRSISDAIDPNLKYSVVRRSNGFLRRPEILETVYSVEEEADGDSTKGLSAQNSTEKELKDANKTDEQKYKETSLLAQRRDNFRMRSVVLTAEVKSIDNDKDAKTKSNNEIWSYSYVPKRMMPPNDSDEEVTSNPESDEGETEQKTNQVVTYNRVMSNHRNVTKPKDVKYKRINKAKSKSLEELRGRLKNWVDKGNKLSDMPLEHAQSYA encoded by the exons TCGGAGTGAGTCGGCTCTGAACAGCCCCACTGAGCCGGATGTGTCATTGGCAGCCTCCCTAACTGACCCACTGGAGGCACACACGCTCGATGAAGCCAGGAGAACCATCAG gctattttcatttatttccagAGATCTCCGAATTAAGTACAGAGCTCAAGCGCATCAGCTCCTAACATGGCGCCGAGCTCATCGAACTCAAGAAGAACTAGTCACACGTCTTCAGCGAGAGAAGGCTGAACAACTAAAATCCCTTTCCAGTCAACTCCTCTTATTCGAATCGCGATTGGTTCGCAAACAGAAGGAGATCACAAACATGCTAGCTCTTCGGGAAACGATTATCATGAAACAACAAAAAGTAATCGAAACTCTACAAACTAAACTACTCGATAACGGAATCGATACGTCACAAACGATTCCCGACTTTAGAGATATGTTGCAAGACAGTCACATAACTGGTGACTTTGATTCTCTGAACGATTCCGATTCCGCTGTCATCATGGAGGACATAGATTCTGATTGCAGCAATCTACCGCACGTGCCGAGGTTTAGATCTGCCAACCCTGACAGCGTAACGATAGTTCGATCCATTTCAGACGCTATAGATCCAAATCTAAAATACAGCGTCGTGAGACGCTCAAATGGATTCCTTCGGAGACCGGAAATACTGGAAACCGTATACAGCGTCGAAGAAGAAGCCGATGGTGACTCCACCAAAGGCTTGAGCGCACAAAACAGCACTGAAAAGGAATTGAAAGACGCGAACAAAACAGATGAACAAAAGTATAAAGAAACAAGTCTTCTAGCTCAGAGACGAGACAACTTCCGAATGAGGAGCGTTGTTTTAACAGCTGAAGTTAAAAGCATAGATAACGACAAAGACGCAAAAACAAAGTCGAACAATGAGATCTGGTCATACAGCTACGTGCCAAAAAGGATGATGCCGCCAAACGATTCCGACGAAGAGGTAACTTCGAACCCAGAAAGTGATGAAGGGGAGACAGAGCAGAAGACTAATCAGGTGGTGACATACAACAGAGTGATGTCGAACCACAGGAACGTGACGAAACCCAAGGACGTCAAGTACAAGAGGATAAACAAGGCGAAGTCGAAGAGCTTAGAGGAACTGCGGGGGAGATTAAAGAATTGGGTCGACAAGGGGAATAAGTTATCAGATATGCCGCTGGAGCACGCGCAGAGCTATGCCTGA
- the LOC124537272 gene encoding uncharacterized protein LOC124537272 isoform X2, producing MDSESRSESALNSPTEPDVSLAASLTDPLEAHTLDEARRTIRDLRIKYRAQAHQLLTWRRAHRTQEELVTRLQREKAEQLKSLSSQLLLFESRLVRKQKEITNMLALRETIIMKQQKVIETLQTKLLDNGIDTSQTIPDFRDMLQDSHITGDFDSLNDSDSAVIMEDIDSDCSNLPHVPRFRSANPDSVTIVRSISDAIDPNLKYSVVRRSNGFLRRPEILETVYSVEEEADGDSTKGLSAQNSTEKELKDANKTDEQKYKETSLLAQRRDNFRMRSVVLTAEVKSIDNDKDAKTKSNNEIWSYSYVPKRMMPPNDSDEEVTSNPESDEGETEQKTNQVVTYNRVMSNHRNVTKPKDVKYKRINKAKSKSLEELRGRLKNWVDKGNKLSDMPLEHAQSYA from the exons TCGGAGTGAGTCGGCTCTGAACAGCCCCACTGAGCCGGATGTGTCATTGGCAGCCTCCCTAACTGACCCACTGGAGGCACACACGCTCGATGAAGCCAGGAGAACCATCAG AGATCTCCGAATTAAGTACAGAGCTCAAGCGCATCAGCTCCTAACATGGCGCCGAGCTCATCGAACTCAAGAAGAACTAGTCACACGTCTTCAGCGAGAGAAGGCTGAACAACTAAAATCCCTTTCCAGTCAACTCCTCTTATTCGAATCGCGATTGGTTCGCAAACAGAAGGAGATCACAAACATGCTAGCTCTTCGGGAAACGATTATCATGAAACAACAAAAAGTAATCGAAACTCTACAAACTAAACTACTCGATAACGGAATCGATACGTCACAAACGATTCCCGACTTTAGAGATATGTTGCAAGACAGTCACATAACTGGTGACTTTGATTCTCTGAACGATTCCGATTCCGCTGTCATCATGGAGGACATAGATTCTGATTGCAGCAATCTACCGCACGTGCCGAGGTTTAGATCTGCCAACCCTGACAGCGTAACGATAGTTCGATCCATTTCAGACGCTATAGATCCAAATCTAAAATACAGCGTCGTGAGACGCTCAAATGGATTCCTTCGGAGACCGGAAATACTGGAAACCGTATACAGCGTCGAAGAAGAAGCCGATGGTGACTCCACCAAAGGCTTGAGCGCACAAAACAGCACTGAAAAGGAATTGAAAGACGCGAACAAAACAGATGAACAAAAGTATAAAGAAACAAGTCTTCTAGCTCAGAGACGAGACAACTTCCGAATGAGGAGCGTTGTTTTAACAGCTGAAGTTAAAAGCATAGATAACGACAAAGACGCAAAAACAAAGTCGAACAATGAGATCTGGTCATACAGCTACGTGCCAAAAAGGATGATGCCGCCAAACGATTCCGACGAAGAGGTAACTTCGAACCCAGAAAGTGATGAAGGGGAGACAGAGCAGAAGACTAATCAGGTGGTGACATACAACAGAGTGATGTCGAACCACAGGAACGTGACGAAACCCAAGGACGTCAAGTACAAGAGGATAAACAAGGCGAAGTCGAAGAGCTTAGAGGAACTGCGGGGGAGATTAAAGAATTGGGTCGACAAGGGGAATAAGTTATCAGATATGCCGCTGGAGCACGCGCAGAGCTATGCCTGA